The genomic interval GGCGCGCAACTTTGGCATAAGCGAACTCGTTGTTGGTCTTTCCGTTGTTGCGGTAGGTACTTCTCTTCCGGAATTGGCAATATCAACCGTTGCTGCTTTTCGGAAAGAATCGGATATCTGCGTAGGCAACGTGCTGGGAAGCAATATTTATAATATTCTCGCGGTGCTTGGAATCACCGCTATTATACACCCGCTGCAGATTAATACCTCTTCTTTGCAATTTGATATGCCGGTTATGATCGTCTTCAGCCTTCTGCTTATTCCCATGATTATGAGAAAGTTTATACTTACCAGGTGGGAAGGTGTTTTTTTACTGGTTGGATATATTTTTTATATGATAGCTATTTACAAAAAATGTATCTTTTAAATCCCTAAGCTGGCAAACATTCGGGAGTACTCAATCTGCCATTTGCCGATTGCCGACTACCGACAGAAGAAAGGTACTACTGTTCACCTGTAATTGTCATTTCTTCTAAAGGTAGTGGCGAAGCACTTCCAGGCTTACCCCTGCAACCCTTTCCGGTTTTATTTGGGTCATGCATCTGTGGTCTTTCGGACAAACCTTTAATTGACATGCAAGGCAATCCACCTCCGCACGTATCACCTCTCCTGTTTCTTCAGGAGAACATGTGTATCGCGGGTCATTTGGCCCCATTAGCGTAATAACGGGTTTTTTAAAAGCCACTGCTATGTGCCTTGGCCCGGAATCAACGGAAATCAACAAATCACATCGTTGAATAATTGATTTTAAAATTTCCAGGTCAAGCGCTCTGTCTGCTAAATTTATTATCTTTGATTTTGCTTTCTCTTTGATATCTTCGCCTAATTTCACCTCATGAGGGGCGCACACAACAGCAATATTGCTTCTAATTTTTGACTGGATAATATCAGCCGTTCTGGCAAATCCTTCTGCCGTCCAGCATTTTGAAGACCCATAGGCCGCACCTGGATTTAAGAGAATAAGTGGTCTTCCATTGTTAAAGCCATATTCCTCAAACATTTCCGCAGTACATTTCTGCCCCCGTTCGGTTACAAACAACTCCAGCTTCTTTGAGCGTACAGCGCATCCGATTTCAGAACATAACCGTAAGTAATACTCTGTCATATATGTCGGCAAAAACCTTCCATTTTCCATTAACCGGTTGACCCCATCGGTTAACAGAAAACCGCGGGCATCTCTTTTATAACCAATACGGCGCTTTACACCCGCCAGCCGGAATAGTAACGCAGAACTGAATGAATTGGGGAATAAAAACCCCAGGTCATACCGATTCCTTCGTATTTGCATAACGAGAGAAACATATCCCATGTATTTTACCTGTGAGTTATGCGAATCAGTCTCCACTATTTCATCGAACCACGGAGTGTTATCGATTAATCTCCTGACGTATGGTTTTAAGAGAATGGTTATTTTTGCGCGGGGAAAGTTTTCACGAATACACCTAAACGCGGGAGTGGCCATAACCACGTCGCCAACCCAGTTTGGAGATCTGATAATTATTTTGTTTACCGCATCGGCGATAGTTTCATTTCTCTTTCGTATCATAATTTCTGCTCACTGCCCAAAAAGTATTGAAAAGCACGCGTTCTTTTTTCTGTTGACATGTCCCTTTAATGCGATATTAATATGTGCAGGGTATTTCCTGCCAATTTACCAATAACAAATATGTTTAAACAAAAAACCAGCCACCCGGTGGGGGGATGTCCGATTCTTAAATTAGGTTGGGTTTTTAAAAGACAAAGATCCAATGACATTAATTTTTACCCACCACTTAATACCCTCCCAAGAAGGGAATTTAATGCAGAGACGCACGGCCGTGCGTCTCTGCTAATCAATGCCTTACGGTTATGCATCTTGAAAAACGAGCATAAAAAACAAGAAGTTGATGGATAGTAGTACGAAGAAAGATTTGCAAAAAGAAGTTTTTACAGGGCAATATATATGACATGCACAATCCGTAGTTGCCCTTTTTTAAAGAATTATACATTTTTTGTCACACTTTTATAGGGATAAAATCTCCAAACACGCCTATGCCTCTTTATGAAATTATTTCCATTATTGGTTTCATCGTGGGAACGATTCTTCACATCGTTTTATCCGTACTCATTGGGCAGCGAAGACACAAGAAGAGAAGTGAATTTATTTTTCAGTTTCTTGTTATTAGTGTCGCAATGTGGCATTTAGGGAATACCGTTTATCTCTTTAGTTCTATTTTGTTCGACAAAAATCTCTTCCCGGTAAATTTCATTGCTGACGCAATTTCGTATGCCGGCATTGGGCTTATGCCCAGCTTATTGCTTCATACCGCCATTTCATTTTTATATGAAAACGGTTTTACGATAAGAAGGTCCTTGCAGAAGCTTATTTTAATTGCAATATATTTTCCCGTTCTCCCCTTTTCATTCGTTATAAAAAAATTCATCCGCCTGGAAGAATCTTATTTGGTCGCCCATAGCCAGCTTGTAAAGCCGTTTATCGTCTGGCTGATAGTAGCATTGCTTATTTCTGCGTACATCTCCAAATGGCTGGCAAAAAATGCAGAAGAAAAAGAGGAACAAAAATTCCTTATGGCTATTTTCTGGGTATTGATAACCATAGCGGTTTTCATTGGATTTACCGTAATCCTCGAAGGCAGGAAAATAGCTTATATCGGCGACTATCTGGTGCTTGTCTCCATGTTATCTTCCATTTTTCCCAGCATCGTCTTTTCCTATTACGTTTATCGCTATAATTATATGGAATTTGTTTTAAGAAGGAGTATTTTTTACTCTTTCCTCACCTTTGTCATCATCTGTCTCTACTATTTCGGAATAAAGCAATTTAGCAAGTTTATGGAAATAAAGTATGCAATACATTCCAAAACACTGGAGGCGGTCTTTGTAATAAACCTTGTTTTCTGGTTTCCAACAATTAAAGAAAAGTCTCAAAAACTTTTCAGGAAGATACTCTTTTTTCGAAGCTCGGATACGGAGTATCTTTTAAACGAATTAAATCATGTCATAAGCACAGACCCTCTTGTCAACATCACGGCACTCCTTGAAAATGTTGTCTTTTCTATTAAAAAAGCGACCTCGATTAAAACAATAAACCTCGTTCTCATTAAAAAGAACAGGATTCAAATCATCGGAGACAAAAAAAATGACGTTATTGCACTTGCAAATTTGCATAATATTATACAATTTTATTCATCGGGAGAGCTTGTGGAATTAAACCGATATGAAGTAAAGGACGCTGCCGTCATTAGTGAAATGCGGTTATTGGAGGCTATTTTTATCTTTCCTGTCTTTGTAAAAAGAAGGCTGAAAGGGATATTGTGTATGGGCAGGGCAAAACGCGGTATGCCGATCGCCTCTGATAATTTAGATCAATTAATGATTATTGCAAACGAGATTGGTTCCGCGCTTGAAAAATCAAAGATCATCGAAGAAAAACTTTTTCTTGAGAGAAAAATGCTAGAAAACGAAAAATTATCCAGTCTCGGACGCCTCTCTACAAGCGTTGCCCATGAAGTAAAAAATCCCCTTAGTTCCATAAAGGCTATCGTCCAGGCAATGTGCGAAGATTTAGAAAAGGAGCATCCTTTACAAAAAGACCTTGATATCATTGTCGGTGAAATCGACCGGCTGAACAAAGTGGTAAACCAATTGCTTCTCTATGCAAAGCCCAGTGGGAACATGCAGGAACATGTGAAAATAAAAGAGGTTATTGATTCAACACTGGTAGTGCTAAACCATGAGGCGAGGCAAAACAATATTGCGATATTATGTAATATTTCTGAAGCACTTCCACTTATATATGCTGATAAAGCCGCATTAAAGGAGGTATTTTTCAATCTTATCCATAATGCCATTCAGGCAACCCCTCCCAATGGAAAAATCTCCATCGATGCAGACCTCATTCCAACAAAGCATTTTATTCAGATAAAAGTCACGGATACCGGGCACGGCATACCGCAGGATTCTCTGCAAAAGATATTTGATCCATTTTTTACTACGAAACAGACGGGAACCGGCTTAGGGCTTTCCGTTGTTAAAAAGAAATTAGAGGACATGCACGCCACCATTCATGTTGAAAGCAATGGGGACGGAACAACCTTTGTTATAGACGTCCCATTCGAGCAAATGCAACCCCAAGCTGGCATAGGCGAAGACAAATAAACAAGAAAGGCGAAATACGAAACAAGAACCACAGATTACACAGCACTTCGTCATAAGCTCAGTCGAACGATTGCATAGATTTAAAAAAAATCGTCACAAGCCTGCAATTAACCGATTTCACTATTAAATATTTTGAGAAAAAGTGCCGGGAAATTACTGATAAGGTACTACTATTATTATGACAACAAAGGAAACCATGCACACAAATTCTATCTTAATCGTCGATGATGAAAAAGCTGCACGCTACGGCATGAAAAAGATTTTACAAAGGGACCACGGTTCCATCTTTGAAGCAACAAACGGCATAGATGTTTTACAAAAAATACATACGTTGCAGCCAGCCCTTATATTTTTAGATATAAATATGCCTCAGCTCGACGGACTAAAAACGCTTGAAAAGATACGTGAAATGAAACATCCCCCGCTTGTGGTTATCGTTACGGCGCACGGTTCGGAAAAGATTGCCGTGGAGGCCATGAAAAAGGGCGCATACGATTACATAGCAAAGCCTTACGAAATGGAAGAACTACGCATTATCACCAGGAACGCGCTGGAGAAAATAGCTCTTCAGGAAGAAAATACCCGCTTGCGCATGGAGATTGGAATGCTTGAGGGATATGGAGAGCTTCTCGGCCAAAGCAAGATCATGCAGGAGGTTTTTGACCGGATAGAAAAAGTAGTTACCGCTGATGTTACGGTACTGCTTCAGGGAGAGAGCGGCAGTGGTAAAGAACTTGCGGCGCATGAGATTCACCGGAGGAGCAAAAGGAAAAACGGTCCGTTTATTGTGATGAATTGCGCTGCCGTGCCGGAAACGCTTATTGAAAGCGAGCTTTTCGGGCATGAAAGGGGATCCTTTACCGGCGCAACAGAAAGGCGCATGGGTAAATTTGAGATGGCAAATAATGGCACTATTCTGCTGGATGAAATAGGGGATATGAGCCTCAGCACACAATCAAAACTCCTGCGGGTACTGCAGGAACAAAAATTTGAACGTCTGGGCGGCACGGAAACACTGGCGGTTGATGTAAGAATCATCAGCGCCACCCACCGCGACCTGGAAGAGGAAATAGAAGAAGGCCGGTTCAGAGAAGATTTATACTATAGAATAAATGTCGTAAATATAAAAATTCCGCCGTTAAGAAAGAGAAAAGAAGACATACCATTGCTGGTAAACCGGTTCATACAACATTTCAGTAAAAAACATTATAAAAATGTTGTTTCTATTTCAAATGACGCCATGAAAAAACTTAGTGCATACAATTGGCCGGGAAACATTCGTCAGTTAAAGAACACCATAGAAAGCGCCATAGTTCTTACAAACAACGATGTTCTTGATATTTCAGACCTCTCTGAAGACATAATACGGGAGGAAAAAACCCCGGATTCAACAAAAAATGTACATTACCATCTCTCATTTCGTGAAGCGAAAAAGATCCTTATTGAAAATTTCGAGAAGGATTTTATCAGTAAGAAACTTGAGGAATGCGGTGGCAATATCAGCCATACGGCAGAGGCATTAGACATGCACCGTCAAAATCTGCAGCAAAAAATAAAAGATTTACAGCTAAATAAAGATATCAAAGAATGAAATGAGTGTATGGGTCGAAAGACAAACAGTAATATCATCATGATGAATCGGCCGGACAAAATCATTTCCGGTTTTTGTCAAAGTAGGGAAATGCCGTTAAAAGCAACGATTCTATTTCATCGGACATTGTATTAAACTCGTACAAATTTGGTTCTTTGGCGCCGGCGCCGAGGAATCCGGCACTGCCAATAGTGTCTCGTAAACCTGAAAATCTTTCTATAATCTCCTTGTGCAGTGAAGTAGCATGCCTTTCGTCATAAGCCAGGACATTTCCTGCCAGCAAGGCAGTATAATACTCTTCTGCTAATCGAAGCCGTACTTTTGCACGAACAAAAATTTTCAGTAGTTCTTTTTTGTTGTAATAAAACTTTTCCTTTATTGCAAAAAAAACGAGCGTTGCCATTTGATTGCACAAATTGCGGAAATCCTGCTCTCGTAATGTAACAGCAAACAGGGGTTTAAAGTCTATATTAAACAGAGTATTAATGTCATTTATACGATCAGTAATATTTTCAATCTCGTTTTGAACCATTAGCCAATTATCTTGTTTCCCGTGAAAAATGATCGCCTTAAAAGTCGTAATCAAAGGGTCTTCTTCCCTTTTGTAACCATAACTATAAGCCGTTTTCCCGGTTGATAAAACAATACCGGCAAAAAAACACAAATAAATAATAACTATTTTTATCATACATTCCCCTATCTTCATAAAGCTGCAAAAGTATCCTGCCTGGTAATTGTGGATGCCTATTTACCACTACAGCGACATTTTATCCTTGCCCTACCTGTTAATTTTGTCAGGGTTGTTTCATTCATAAATTCAGGAAAAAACTATTAGCATGAATATAACATGATTACGCGACAATAATAAAACAAGAACTGTTTGCATTCTGCAACAAACGTATGTTATATTCCGTGAATTATCAGGATGTATACGACCGTACCGCAGCAGTGATTTATTTATATTTTTTAACAAAATATCTAATGGTGAACTCCGAAATGCTAAATACTAAACAAATTCCAAAATACAAAATCCCTATGAAAAAAACCGGGTTTTGAACATTTGAAAATTAAAAATTAGAATTTGTTTCGTATTTCGTGCTTCGGATTTTTTATCTCGTGCTTGTTTGGCACTGGCTATGCCAGCTTAAGAGGGAGAAATAAAGGTGGATATTTTAAAACAAGTCGCTGAATTAAAAGAATTTTTAGGAAAGGTCTATTGCTTTATCGAAGAAAATGAAGATTCATTCAAAGATGGCGTAGAGGCGGAAGAAATGAAAAATGGGCTTTGGAACTGGATGCAGGCATTGGCACAATTCTTACCCGAACATTAATTTTTTGCCAGTACCGCATTTTAAGACTATTCGGTAAGTAAAAGCAGCCCATGGTTTTTAAATACTTGACAAAACATATTTACCTGCTTAGAATACCGTGTCTTTTCCTGTGGGAAAAGTGCCCCCCTTTTTATAAACTATAAATGGTAAGTGAAATACGTATTTTTAATATTTTAGGACAAAAAATAAGGACAATACATGTCAGTTAGAATAGGAATAAATGGTTTTGGAAGGATAGGAAGGAATGTATTTCGTGTAATATCCAAACGGAATAATATCGATGTAGTTGCCATAAATGATCTTGCCGATTCAAAATCGCTGGCAATGTTGCTGAAATATGATTCTATACACGGCAGATTTGACGGAAGCATACAAATAAAAGAAAATGCCCTCATGGTAAATGACAAAGAGGTCAGATTGCTTATGGAGAAAGACCCTGCCAAACTGCCATGGAAATCGATTGGCGTAGACATTGTCATTGAATCTACGGGCATATTTACCTCAAGGTCGGACTGCTCAAAACACCTGGATGCGGGTGCAAAAAAGGTGCTTCTTTCAGCCCCGGCAAAGGATAAAATAGACGCAACAATCGTTGTCGGGGTAAATAATAAAGATCTCCGGCCGGAACACAAAATAGTGTCCAATGCTTCATGCACAACGAATTGTTTAGCGCCGCTCGCAAAAGTATTGCATGACAACTTTGGAATAGAAAAAGGGCTTATGACGACAATACATGCATATACGAATGATCAGCGAATACTGGATTTCATGCATAAGGATATCAGAAGGGCAAGGGCAGCGGCAATAAATATTATTCCGACAACGACTGGAGCGGCAAAGGCAATCGGCGAGGTGATTCCATCACTGAAAGGGAAGTTGGATGGCCTGGCCATGCGGGTTCCCGTGCCCGATGGTTCTGTTACCGATTTGGTGGTTATGCTTGCAAAAGAGGTCGAT from Candidatus Kuenenia stuttgartiensis carries:
- the waaF gene encoding lipopolysaccharide heptosyltransferase II, producing MIRKRNETIADAVNKIIIRSPNWVGDVVMATPAFRCIRENFPRAKITILLKPYVRRLIDNTPWFDEIVETDSHNSQVKYMGYVSLVMQIRRNRYDLGFLFPNSFSSALLFRLAGVKRRIGYKRDARGFLLTDGVNRLMENGRFLPTYMTEYYLRLCSEIGCAVRSKKLELFVTERGQKCTAEMFEEYGFNNGRPLILLNPGAAYGSSKCWTAEGFARTADIIQSKIRSNIAVVCAPHEVKLGEDIKEKAKSKIINLADRALDLEILKSIIQRCDLLISVDSGPRHIAVAFKKPVITLMGPNDPRYTCSPEETGEVIRAEVDCLACQLKVCPKDHRCMTQIKPERVAGVSLEVLRHYL
- a CDS encoding sigma-54-dependent transcriptional regulator codes for the protein MTTKETMHTNSILIVDDEKAARYGMKKILQRDHGSIFEATNGIDVLQKIHTLQPALIFLDINMPQLDGLKTLEKIREMKHPPLVVIVTAHGSEKIAVEAMKKGAYDYIAKPYEMEELRIITRNALEKIALQEENTRLRMEIGMLEGYGELLGQSKIMQEVFDRIEKVVTADVTVLLQGESGSGKELAAHEIHRRSKRKNGPFIVMNCAAVPETLIESELFGHERGSFTGATERRMGKFEMANNGTILLDEIGDMSLSTQSKLLRVLQEQKFERLGGTETLAVDVRIISATHRDLEEEIEEGRFREDLYYRINVVNIKIPPLRKRKEDIPLLVNRFIQHFSKKHYKNVVSISNDAMKKLSAYNWPGNIRQLKNTIESAIVLTNNDVLDISDLSEDIIREEKTPDSTKNVHYHLSFREAKKILIENFEKDFISKKLEECGGNISHTAEALDMHRQNLQQKIKDLQLNKDIKE
- a CDS encoding two-component system sensor histidine kinase NtrB is translated as MPLYEIISIIGFIVGTILHIVLSVLIGQRRHKKRSEFIFQFLVISVAMWHLGNTVYLFSSILFDKNLFPVNFIADAISYAGIGLMPSLLLHTAISFLYENGFTIRRSLQKLILIAIYFPVLPFSFVIKKFIRLEESYLVAHSQLVKPFIVWLIVALLISAYISKWLAKNAEEKEEQKFLMAIFWVLITIAVFIGFTVILEGRKIAYIGDYLVLVSMLSSIFPSIVFSYYVYRYNYMEFVLRRSIFYSFLTFVIICLYYFGIKQFSKFMEIKYAIHSKTLEAVFVINLVFWFPTIKEKSQKLFRKILFFRSSDTEYLLNELNHVISTDPLVNITALLENVVFSIKKATSIKTINLVLIKKNRIQIIGDKKNDVIALANLHNIIQFYSSGELVELNRYEVKDAAVISEMRLLEAIFIFPVFVKRRLKGILCMGRAKRGMPIASDNLDQLMIIANEIGSALEKSKIIEEKLFLERKMLENEKLSSLGRLSTSVAHEVKNPLSSIKAIVQAMCEDLEKEHPLQKDLDIIVGEIDRLNKVVNQLLLYAKPSGNMQEHVKIKEVIDSTLVVLNHEARQNNIAILCNISEALPLIYADKAALKEVFFNLIHNAIQATPPNGKISIDADLIPTKHFIQIKVTDTGHGIPQDSLQKIFDPFFTTKQTGTGLGLSVVKKKLEDMHATIHVESNGDGTTFVIDVPFEQMQPQAGIGEDK
- the gap gene encoding type I glyceraldehyde-3-phosphate dehydrogenase — protein: MSVRIGINGFGRIGRNVFRVISKRNNIDVVAINDLADSKSLAMLLKYDSIHGRFDGSIQIKENALMVNDKEVRLLMEKDPAKLPWKSIGVDIVIESTGIFTSRSDCSKHLDAGAKKVLLSAPAKDKIDATIVVGVNNKDLRPEHKIVSNASCTTNCLAPLAKVLHDNFGIEKGLMTTIHAYTNDQRILDFMHKDIRRARAAAINIIPTTTGAAKAIGEVIPSLKGKLDGLAMRVPVPDGSVTDLVVMLAKEVDRDAINAAMKTAAEGDLKGILEYCGDPIVSSDIIGNPHSSIFDSALTYVIDKRMAKVISWYDNEWGFSNRMVDLIELMSRL